AACACTTATTACATATTTGTCTTtcagtctgtctgtctgtgtcaAGTGCTTCTAAAGTAATTAGCTATTGTTTCATGCAGcttttgtagctacttgtaAATGTTCCATATATTGAATGTAAAATGTAAAATAAGGTTCAAGTATAGCAGTAGTGCTTTTACTTTATTTCTGAACCAGTAGCATCTTGTACAGCCCATGTTGCCTCCAGATAGCTGGTCAGTATCTCAAACCACACCCAGGCAGCTATTATAGTACATCCAGGTTGACTGGGTCATACCATTGTCACCGAgggattgtcacttgattctaCTCCTGCATGGGTAGCTAGTATGCACTGTCATACTAAATTACCCCAAGTCATGTACTATTAACATTGCAGTGGTTTTTCTTTCAGTGCTTAAGTCAGTCAATCACAATGAGTCAAACAGCTCTTACACAGGGGTAGATTAACCATTGCCATGCTAATAATGACTTGGAGTTTAGTATGACAGTGCATGGTAGCTACCCCAGGAGTAGAATCAAGTGAAAGTGGTATGGCTTGATATTTTATTTGGCAATTCATCAGGGGCAAtgattgaatgttctattagagcatttgattATTCTTTTAGGCCACCCCAATTGCAACCGAGTGGTTTCCTTTTCTAAGCCATTCACATTGCAGGTACAGATCCTTCAATGTCCGGcactattttaaaaaatcaatGTTTTTATGCACtgtattttaaaaatgtaactgctttattagagtatttcagtagtattagtattaatttCAGGAAAAAGGCACAGAATTACATACATTATAAAAATGATGATAATTTATCCAATGTTCATCTAAAAATTCTTGATGAATCAGCATTAACAATGTAATCCGGTAATTAAACTATCATTGATTACTCTATTCAAAATGTGTAGGCCCTTGCAGAATTGTTAAACGTCTCCTTATATAATTTGAAATTGTGACCTCTTGTTACTAAGTAGTTGGGGAGAAAAAGTGAAGCATCAACATTGGGTAGACCATGTAATTTAACATCTGATATACTAAAACCATGTCTCCTTGTTTCCTTCTATAGTACAGGGATGGTAATCTGAGGTGTGATAAGCACTCCAGGGACATATGGAGGGGGGTTCccaggggttcaggaacccccctgtaaattTAGACATCTGAGTTTACAGCAagaccctaacacaccatttacgatttagtgtggcaggacaaaatgagtgagtaatagtgtatggcacagcacaaccattgataaagcttgcattcatttcccagggaaggatttacagagttaacatgagccctcttgaaAGCTTGtaaaaaaatcgatatactctaatagagcagtcaggtatatactctattagagcagtcaggtatactctaatagaacatgcatgtaaatatcctaaggaacttcattagtcagacattctaacatttaacatttaataaccatatactgctatagctttggtgtgcagtgtttaaagataacTTGGGCATACAgaatgaatccatgctatgtatagttttgtagttataatgttttgattataATTGAGTAGTTCCaaatagatgaatttcataataactaaagttgcccctagcaacctgaattttacaatatttgtagacaaaagtaacatctccaaattttaaaaggatagcatatataggtaatgagatataacattttaaagtttgtcatttttccatacattgtctatgagagggggaaagagttgccccttctgggcaatcacataaataatgtgtgggaatacaacaaattcaattaatgtcatttctcaatttaacattatttgtagctgtgaatctcacaattaacctctccaaattttaaaatgatggagtatatagatcatgagatgtgacattttgaaatttgtggttttctcatacattatccatgtgattgcccagaaggggcaactgtcaCCCCTTCCCATAGATAATGTACgggaaaactgcaaactttaaaatgtcatatctcatgacctatatgtACTAcccttttaaaaattggagatgttacttttgacattcacacctacaaaataatgtaaattcaggttgctaggggcaacggtttaacattccttattatgaaattcatctattgtatcagtggattcatggttcctataccagtgggataactatcacttacagatgtctatatgtgtctctatgtgttatgctgtctgtttccactaggtatagtacaagcttcatcccaggggcgcttatatagctatgcataatgtactattttttgcataaaatatagagctttgattcattaaaatactGAAAGTCTCTTGGcagctgggggctgcacccccagacccctgcttctggtaactcaatacttcTGTTGGAACCTCCCttaaaaaaatcctggctacacccctgcaCTCAGCATAGGGTAATTCCCTCAAAGAAGGTATAAGTCTGGTAGTCTGTACTTTTTCTAACATTTTTTGATCTGTGATATAATGCAGCCCCCATAcaaaatttgcatattctaAAATAAGCAACtttctcatttggagtggcacCACCTATCATCTGGTGTAGCACAAGAAAGGTGTGTTTTAATGTCACTGATATAATGTGGATACTCAGACATGATCAGTGCAGGTGGAGGAATGAGGTTCAGTCCCTAACCAAGGACAGAAGGAGGCTAGCACTACTTACCTATCATTGCATGTAAATGCATGCACAATACTAATAATACTTCAGTGTGCTTGACGCTTAAGTGCTGTCAAACGTTTACAATATTTTCTATAGTGGTATTTAGTTTTTAATTATTAGGGAATGGTGTGCATTATTTAAAAACTAGAATGGCGGATGACTCAGATTCCGAGGGTAACACAGTAGAACTAAACGAAAGCGAATTACTAGCACATTTCCAGGTAAACTTCGCTAACCTATCTTACAAAATGAATGTGTACAAGCGTTTGCCTTTTGCGTACATGTACCCTCCAAATTACTTAACAAGACCTTtgaaatattattatataaGAATTATAAGTATTATGCCAAATTTTTAAGAATTGGTTAAAGGAAAAGTATTAAATACAAGACTAATAGCTGAATCGTTTCCTTGTAGGAAGTCACTGGGCTTGAAGATGAAGAGGAATGTACAGCCATTTTGGAAAGGCATGCATGGGTGATTGAGGTGATAGAAAATAACCTATCAAGTTTTTCATGTGCTACCAGTGTTGTCAACAGGCAGCTGTTCAGGATACCCTGAACATGGCAGAAGGAGCAGAGCCTGTGTTTGACCAACCACGCCCACCATCCCCGCCCCCTCCACCTCCTGCAAGTGAGCTACGCTTCAGGCAGCCACAAGGCCAACACCAACTACCAGCTGTGAGGTACCACATTACTACAGCCTAACATCGtctgtacacatgtacatatacttAGACCTTATATCAGTGCCCCAATTGCTCAGCGTCATCTGCCAACGGTAAGTAAATAGACTAGTATTAGTTGGTATGCCATATTAATAATAGACGTGGACTGAGTGGCTGATTTCTTGGTCAATGATGCCCTTTCGGTTTGTGTACTCCATCAGTCATGGACTATACCATTTTATCAGTAAGACTCCTTACATTCATACTGGTTATCTATTGAGGCCTTTTCCATAGCAAGTTTGATATTCAGTCAGAGACCTGCTAGTAAGGATTAGTTGTAATGTCATGTTGCGTATGTGTTATGTCATATGCTGTCACCACAGTACCCAGGGACCCTCTCATTGATGTGCAAAACTTCATACAGCAATTTGAACAGAGTTATGGCACCCAACACATTCCCTTTCTACCGTTACCTTATAGAGAAGTAACTTACACTTGCTATAAATAGACTGCCATGGACATGCATTGTTTATTCAGGCTATTGATGGTGTTCGGAGGAATATAAGTCATCTTCTAGTTTACTTACACTCTGACAATCATAGAGACACTGGGGAGTTCTGCCGGACTGTGTTGTGTAATGAGCAGTTAATTCAGTTGGTTACAAGATTTGATTGTCAGTGCTGGGGGGTCAGTGTTAACAGTGGCGAAGGAGCAGCTGGTGAGGCTTGTGTGCATGAAAGAATTTTGTGTGGTTATaatgtgtgtgcgcgcgtgcgtgtgtgtgtgtgtgtgtgtgtgtgtgtgtgtgcctgtgtagTACATGCATTTGTGTGTCAAACGGTGTTCTAAAGTTATGATGTCGAGTGAAAATTATGTGTAAAATAATAGCTTGCTTATCATATACTAGCTGCGGTACCTGCCCTTTGTGCAGGTTGAGCTAAATGATTGATATAATATTGTGCATGTCCTTCGAATATTGTATTGTTTGTACTTAACCATACATGTATTGCTGTAGAAGCAAAATACACTCTAGTGTACATGTCTGTGATCCATTTAGCTCACCAACTGTAATgctaatattattattgatgtagCAGACATTCAATAATCTTTCTGACATTGACACACACACGTAATAAATAAGACAAACAGCAAGTGTACATATGTGACATATGGAGTTGGTTTGTGCATCCATATGATTGATCAGTTGAACACACAGTGAAGTTGAGTTAAAGTTGCCAGCTGATCATGTGATTCAGGGCATTAAAGCTAGACTAAAGGCAGGCCTGCAAATATCTGTAGTTTGCCACTGTTATCCATCTGCTGTGCCCAAGTGCGAACCTTAAATTCCATCCACTCACTTGGAAGTTTATTACGTACAGTAACTCCAGTTTCTCGGCTCACTCATAGCCTCGACCACTCCTGTTTGACTTTGGCTCACTCAAAGCTGTATTCCTATCCCATTAAGTTCAGGCCTCCGCTGTTCGCACTCTACTCCATAGTTCATATTCCGGGAGGTCAAAGGTATCACTCCTCTTCAGTCGCGACTTTGTGTTGTTTGGCAAAAACAGATATAACTCCAGGCAGAGATGCCTCATTGTTACTCTTCTATTTTGCGGTGATTCACCTATTTACCATTCTAAAAGCACAGAAACTCGCTTTCCTTCATTGCGCATTGTTTAGAATTTTTCAACATGTCACACGCATCTGATGTCATTACTATTGACATAGCAATGGGATTTCAAGGTAAGTGTGTTTCCGTAAATTCACATTATATTATACTTTGACTTTCCTGTCTGTTTGCTTTCTTGCTGAATTGCTAGGTTATTTCATTAGTTGTAGGCATGAATTCCACCACTGGATAATCAATTTGGGGTAAAGAGTAGGCTTGTAGAGTTTGAAGTTAATTGCGGACAAAATGTGGGCGTGGCATGTGTCAGTAAATGTTCAAGACTTTTATTCCATTGTGACACGGTAGTGGTAAAATTTGCCATGTAACTACCACCAAAGAGTATGTATTATAACGTAGATCAATGGCATAGGGCTGCAATCGCCATTCCATGTGGTGGGAAGTAGCTGTGCTTGAAATACCTGTTTACGAAATTGCAGTAATGGTGATTTTTTTGGCGCTGTTCTGCAAACAGGACATGCTACAAACTTCTATTGATAAACTATTTGGTTCCAGCTTGATGGCGATTAATATGCAGCAAATCCAGGGTCAGTCAGTGCCACTGTTGGGGAGTTAGCTGGaccacagacagacagacagcattTCAGTTTTATATAGTAGATAGCAGGTTAAGGATTTTCAATCAAGACTGACAATTCCATTCATGAAAAATTTACTTGTGAATTGTTATGCTAGGTAGTCATTATAATTATTGATATATCaagtcgtttttttttttaatcctCTGAGATAAGTCATTTGAAAAAGATTCTACCCTCAAAAATAACCCAGTTATTTCTGAATAAGCACACATAACTAAAGTACTGTACTTGGTAAAATTCTAAATCTTCTGTTGTAGATACGAAATATGGTGCCAAACAGTAGTTGGTTGTTAAGTTATCAAATTAATCTCGTCTGCTTGTTTTATTACAACTAGGTGTAAATATAAAACACAAGAAAAATTCCCCAAAACATGTTTTTGTGATATTTCTGTCACAACCATCGTAATAGTGTCAGCTTATCAGGAGTAAAGGCAATGTGGTTAGAGAACAAGGCAAAACATTTCTGAATGTTTTCAATACAAACTGATGTTGATAAGTCTTAATTTTATTCATTGCAGAAATATTACCCATGTTTCTAAGCACACAATAGCAaccacctcattaatatggccatcTTCTTGTAGTGACCATTTCCCCCAAACATTTCTACACTACCCTGTTACCACTGTAAGGTCGAATAAATCACTTGACATGGTGACATAGTGTCATGGCTTGATTGTATGTGCCAGTATAGTACCTCTGAATAGGTACATTGGTGCCACTGATCTAGAAAACTTTATGTGGACGTTGGTCATGTTAGAGCAAAATTTTGATAAAGAAAGTGACATCACAGGCTGGATGAGGTTTTCAAGTCATGTGCAGTTTTACTGTGCCCTTAGTTTTGTTCTTGGCTTAACAAACTTACCTCTTGACAGTGAAAGTGCTGTACTCTTAGCAAATGAGCAAAATTAAAAATCTTGTTATAAAACCTGTCATACGttatactgtatacatgctatCACAAATAAGTAATGGAGAATTACATTGTGTTTGTGGTTGCTTGGATGTCTGCAAATATTTCATCCTCTACTATTTGTAAGATGTATCTTATATCAGGTCAGCCTGTGTGGAaaacaagtgatttttttttgaaacTGTCAAATTCTTTGCCGCTTTAATCTACATACTTTGAAATTTgtaatgtatacatacagtaatctTGTGTGTATTGTTTACATAcaattatgtacagtatgtgtattatCATTGTCATGTGATTTTGTACTGTGTTTAGTCACTGTGTCACTATACTGTGCATGTCTTGCTGAATACCCAGTACTTCAGAAATTCAAAACAACAATGCCAGGTCATAATACGATAGGGTGATAGGCCTACAATGTTTTCGATAAAATTTAGTGATGGATTAATTGTTTTGATATCCAGTAATCACTCGGTTGTAGATTTCTCTTCACACGTGCTGATTAATGTCAGCAGAAAATATCCAACAATTAGCAGGTTTTATGGCTGCCCTGATATATACTGAAGGCAGGTGGTCAGAGCTCTAAACAGGAGTAGCAATTGAGTGGCCACTTTTAAAATTGTCAAGATAATCACTCAGTTATTAtataccgtatggagggaaactttggcgtcgttaaaatttggcgatttactatgaattcgccaaattttccccatccaaatattttggtggcgaagaaaatagcaaaccaagcctctAGCTAATCGattttctactcgaccaagggatagtgggccaggcattacgctagagccaagccttcctcaactacctcactaggtagctagttactgtgcacgtggtatcctcaaacttcacctcgaaacgggcatgacaagtatagcgagtcctaccatgttaagtacgatattcactattccagagggtgtagatctactgtctatatagtattatcttttttgttggtagctgactccaggcgccgAATCGCTGAGAGGTGTGGCACTTCAGTTCTCGCTTCAAGCACAGTGATTAGTGATCTAATTAATTCAATACggcgtgcgctttgctaacaattcgccaaattttatttcgccaacagtgatattttgcttgattcgccaaattttcccccctccaaagtttccctctgtaCGGTATAGTATTGCACACAGTAACCGTGGCCACTCAAAGCTG
The nucleotide sequence above comes from Dysidea avara chromosome 3, odDysAvar1.4, whole genome shotgun sequence. Encoded proteins:
- the LOC136249694 gene encoding FAS-associated factor 2-like; translated protein: MADDSDSEGNTVELNESELLAHFQEVTGLEDEEECTAILERHAWVIEAAVQDTLNMAEGAEPVFDQPRPPSPPPPPPASELRFRQPQGQHQLPAVRPYISAPIAQRHLPTTWTEWLISWSMMPFRFVYSISHGLYHFITSLIFSQRPAIPRDPLIDVQNFIQQFEQSYGTQHIPFLPLPYREAIDGVRRNISHLLVYLHSDNHRDTGEFCRTVLCNEQLIQLVTRFDCQCWGVSVNSGEGAAVSYALRERSYPFLCLISPRNNRMSVIARIEGLITCEQLVSRLQQALSFSDIELVAARQEKRQREQAQLLREQQDKAYLDSLKADQEKEQKKQDEETLLQRQAEEEEEMKLAEIAKEQELAKEKDALLQSLPPEPPSSGSDVVRIMFKLPDGSRFERRFNKADKLKVVYDYVFSNQETSAQFSLLINYPRRLLEYDEEGGPRLEQLGLDNSCILYVQDHSD